The nucleotide window TTGAGTGTGCGTAACTGCTCGTCTAGCTGGTCGGTGAAGCTACTGTCattacccctacccccccccccccacccaatttCGTTGCCAGCGAGAGTTTAAGTATTGCCAACCTGGTGAGGTTGGTATTCTTCGTGTTGGGTAtacatgtataataatattatactgtGTGTATTATATTCTTGTGTAGTGAAAAAATGTGTATGTTCCAGAGTCTATTGTGTTCTCCTTTATGTTGTTATGTTTATTTTTGTGCTCGATATTGGTAGTTATACAATTTTGGCGGAGTTGGTACCGATGTTGCCGCCCCAGGTGTGCAGAGGCTGCTTGCTCCCTCCTTACTGGATGTTGGGTGTTGGAGAGGAGGAGGTGATCACACGCTGTCTGAGCTCCCTAGATATGTCTGAGGACTTCTTATCGGTATTTATTTAAGAAGTATTATTACTAGAGTAGGGGGATCAGTTTTTTATCAGTGTTTCACAATTTGATATATATGTCAGTTTGGCAGGTGACTTATATATGTTATTGAGCCGGGTGGGGACTTTCTTATTTTATTGCTGGATGGACATAGTCTCTGGTGAGGAGCTTTGTGAACTTTGTACAAATTTCATGGTTTGTAGACTTTAACAAATTCCATGACCTTTCAGAGTTAGTCTAATTTTCCTGATTTGTGGAGATAGTCGAATTTCCTCGTTTTGGAGTCAGTCTAGTTCCTGGTATGGGGGATTTGAAATTTTGAAAGGAAATTCTGACTCTGTCACTTTACCAGACATTGTAACGCCAAGGTTTGGAAGAAATGTGATTGAGTTTAATTTTTTGGACTTGTACTTTCGTAGAGTAATTGACTTTCACTTTTACAGCCATCGTGGACTCTGTCGAATTTACGAAGAGTCTAGACTTTACCATTTGTTAGTCCAGTTGGGACTTAGTCTAAACTTGCCTTCATAAAACCTGTCATTTgacagtctttttttttttttatttatatttttacatgcaagcatgcgatttaaattacaataaaacataaaattataaacataacagaacaaaacaaagaaaccgccggccagaaggaccgacagaacAACAAGTACCAAAACTGGAAAGGTTtcaggaaatgcagaataaataCACAAAAGGTTacaaaatagagaacaaaacagaaaacaatcacaaacaagcatgcaatgcaagcaaaacaagaacatagcaacaagttaaaacattttagcagtatgaaacaaaacagaagcgccggcctgaaggactgacaacaaagcacaacagtatgaacaaaatgaaatataataaaaaatacaataaaatagcacaccacacaaccagccaataacaaacaaaaaaatataaaaaaaagataCAAATAAAAGACAAACACATAAGCATaagcataaaataaaacacatagGGCACGGTAATAACACAAAATAAAGACATGAAGactaacacacacaccaagccaccCGCCTCGCCACAAACAAAGAGAGAGTCACGGGCACAAACTACCGAAAGGCAAACaaaagccagaagggcacacagcacaaaATTAAGCACAAAAGTAGAAAATCATCagacatacttgcccggaaacACGTCCCGAGGGAATCGTACATGGAACGCCTCCCATCGCAACCACTGCCAAGGGCCCtgaccatccaccggggacgccatatcaTCCGGGACATTGGCCACAAACACCCTCAAACAGGGcacccaaatggtatcactcctGATCCGAGTGACCGACACACGCTCCCACACCAATGGAACTGCCCCACCCTGAAAGTCCAGCGCCTCCTCGCAGATCGGTAACAGAGCAATCCGCGCCCAGTGACCCAACGGCATCACAGACTCCGGTAACACAGTCCCCAAGTCCCCAACGGAAATCCTCAGAGGGAGCCGGACAGAAGGCACcatcacaggggcaccagcgtccacgggcacaccaccggaCGACCACCGGGATACCGAACTGCGCACATCCTTCCGcaaggtcaccaccaggccacgcccaatcCCTTCAACCCCACCATTCCTGGCAGCGGAGGACACCACGCCCCACCGCGGAGAGGCCCCCGGTGGAGAAGAAACAtcaggcacacccgagacacaggcaccaacgtcagcaggcacatggacttcCGCCACCACTAACTGCGGAGCCAGCGACGCATCCGGAACCACCCCATccacacccgaagacccacagtcactaaattccccaacatcagcccaggcagacgacgaacgccgggaacgtttgggcaccggcctgagatcgtcagagccggaagctgaCTCAGAAACACGGGccccactagccggacgaacttACGCCCGccgcagaacagcagcagcctcgaccacagggggaaccggaccacacacatcaggggcccccacagccaccccagcacccagcacagccgggaccctAGGCGAGGATGCAGGGCCAGGTGCAGCAGCTGAAGTCGGGTGTGCACACGGCGATGCCTCACAGGGAGCAACAGGAAGGTCCACGGGAGCAACAGCGACAGGAGCAGAAGtagcatccgacggcaccgcaacatctGGAGGAGGGTCGAtgacaaccgggggaacgtcgggtgacgcagggggagcctcagcaatgaacgggacgctcacctcctcacccccggagtcctcgtcCAGagtgagcggcgggaaatcctcttcctggAACAAGTTGACTTGAGCAACCAGGGCCGCATCGCACCCGGCAacttgatgccccaacaggccacaccggaagcaagtacggggttgccgggcataaaacacacgcacgtagtaccccaacagccggacagagcacggtatgtccgacctcagtcgcatcccgagggtccgaatgttggtcttcacacccgaatacgtgccagacgacagtgagttcatccgcacactgatgacggagccgtacctctggaagaatcgccggaggagagtctcaggaaactccatgggggcgccatgaacactgacatacgtcacagcaccactacggtctgaaatggtTACAGACCCGGTGCCGCCCTGTAGCTGCAAAGTACGgccctcgtacctccgtaagaaagcacagtacaccgcctcacccacaaacttgacaataacatggtgagcagttaccagctcaatgccatatacgtccccaaccgggacacgaagcatgtcactcaataccacgtccaccagcgggtaaccagcacggccagtaaactccaatccgatggagtttaccctcacgacagggggaagatggccgcccatcgtaaaagcgccacgtccacaccaccaggaacagcagggagggtacagacacccacaccccctgccggcgaaaacggcaacCACCCCAAACTATCGGAGCGAGCAGGCGACACATCCTCACTCAGACATTGTAACGCCAACGTTTGGAAGAAATGTGATTGAGTTTAATTTTGTAGACTTGTACTTTCGTAGAGTAATTGACTTTCACTTTTACAGCCATTGTGGACTCTGTCGAATTTACGAAGAGTCTAGACTTTACCATTTGTTAGTCCAGTTGGGACTTAGTCTAAACTTGCCTTCATAAAACCTGTCATTTGACAGTCTCGTGTCTGCAGGCAGTTGAGAACTTTGACTGGTGTTACTTATGTCCGTACTGAGACTTTACCCCATTCTGTTATTATATATGTCACTACCTCACTATTATATAGGTCGCACGCTGCCTGAGCTCCCTAGATATTTGTGAATATATGTCTGAGGAGTTCAAACTACCCACCATGTTCATGGCTGTAAAGCAAGTTTTAGGTTGACTAGTGTACCACTGTTGGTAATTGTGACCTAGCGACAGCCAGCTGCTTGACTAGTGCTATTGTTAATGTGAGTAATAGTTATGGATATGTGTTGTATATAGAGCGGTGTCGTGTATAATTTCACCCCAGTCTGTGAGGTAGTAAATAATGATGACCCTCTCATGTTTCAGTCATCAACCATCTGGGAATGGTGATGCTGTGCCTGTCTCTGGTGGGGCTCCTCACCTGCCTCTTGCTCTTCATTGGTCTCTGTAAGGTAAGTACACTTTCCTCTCCTTATGTTGGACATTTTGTCTACTTCACGTTACACATCGTAGGGATGGTTTCTTTTTCTTGATCTAAAAGCTGATGTAATGATCCCACTACACTGGTTTGTCTGTGGCCCCCCCTTAAGTGGGTGGGTTCTTTGTGCGCCCCCCTTAAGTGGGTGGGTTCTTTGTGCGCCCCCCTTAAGTGGGTAGGTTTTTTTGTGGGACCCCCTTAAGTGGGTGGGTTCTTTGTGGGCCCCCCTTAAGTGGGTGTTTTTTTGTGGTCCCCCTTAAGTGGGTGGGTTCTTTGTGCGCCCCCCTTAAGTGGGTGGGTTCTTTGTGGGGCCCCCTTAAGTGGGTGGGTTCTTTGTGGGCCCGCCCTTAAGTGGGTGGGTTCTTTGTGGGCCCGCCCTTAAGTGGGTGGGTTCTATGGGGGCCTGCCCCTCAAGTGGGTGGGTTCTTTGTTGGCCTCCCCCTTAAGTGGGTGGTtctatgtgtgggggggggccctAGATTGGGTGGGTTCTATGTGGGGGGGGAGGCCCTCAAGTGGGTGGGTTCTTTGTGGGCCTTACTCCATAATTGTTAAGTGACAGAGTTGTTTATGGGCTTAACGTGACTTGATTAGTTTATAGGCCTTAAAGTTGCAGAATTGTTTAAATGCATTAAGTGTTTGGGTGGATTATTGGATTTAATTGGTAAAGTTGTTAAGGACTTTAAGTGGATGCCTTCTTTGTGCTCCAACTGTAGTGTCATTTAAAAGTCCTTCCGTGGCACGGTTGTTTATGAACCTTAAGTGGAAGATATGCTTATACGCCTTAAATGGCGGCCTTGTTTATTGGCGTTAAGCAGCTCACTTGTTTAAGGGCCTTAAGTGAATAAGTTGTACATGGGCCTTAAGTGACAGCTTTAGGTATGGACCTTTATCAGCAAGGTTGATTTTGTGATTTAAATGGCAGGGTTGTTTATGGGCCTTAAGTGAAATGGTTGTTCATGAGCCTTAAGTGGCTGGATTGTTTGTGTGGCATTTTGTGGCTGGAATGCATTTAGGTCTTAAGTGGAAGTGTTGGTTATAGGGCTTAAGTGTCAGAGGTGTAAGTAGGCAATAAGACCCTGGGTTGTTTACTGGCCTTCCATTAACAACTTAGTGGCTAAGTTGTTAATGGAACTTATGTTGCTTAGAAGTTGATGGACCTTACGTTGCAGGGTTCATTGTGTACCTTACGTGGCTGGCTTGCATATGGGCATTAACTGGGGTTCACATTAAGTGCCTTTAGTGACAGATGTTTATGGTCTTTAAGTGGCAGGATTACCTAGACGCTTACAGTGGCAAAGTTGTTTTTGTGCTTTAAATGTCTTGGGTGATTGTGGACTTTAGATGGCTTGGGTGCTTGAAGGCCTTAAATGGCACAGTTCTTTATTGGCCCTAAGTGAAGAGCATTTATGGGCCTTATTTGGCTGGGTTGTTTATGGGACTTGTTTTTGAAGTGTTGTTATAAGTGAATGTGATGCTCATGGGACTTAAGTGGCCATGTTGTTTATTGCGCTTCAAAGGCAGAGATATATTGTAGCGCTTAAATGTCTGGG belongs to Procambarus clarkii isolate CNS0578487 chromosome 74, FALCON_Pclarkii_2.0, whole genome shotgun sequence and includes:
- the LOC138356874 gene encoding uncharacterized protein yields the protein MRLRMDIPSQVRLLGCSVRVFYARQPRTCYHCGLLGHQAAGCSEPAVAPVNLFREEDFPPLPVEVDSVGVEAALAAAVPRVSPVASPADVAPPPEAASPVAVASQAVISPSGVRPAPAAVLDASVVLPTPVCAASPSSCSPSVVPVTAPSPRAQDVLGAGVAVGPPTVLDLVPRVVEDAAVLQRASVRPACVVRVSGSTSGSDDVRPVPKRSRRSSDWADAGEFDDGGSSSDSGEVPSHSSVVAEVHVPAAACIDVSSREVLVELASAIVDSVEFTKSLDFTIYSGNTVPKSPTEILRGSRTEGTITGAPASTGTPPDDHRDTELRTSFRKVTTRPRPIPSTPPFLAAEDTTPHRGEAPGGEETSGTPETQAPTSAGTWTSATTNCGASDASGTTPSTPEDPQSLNSPTSAQADDERRERLGTGLRSSEPEADSETRAPLAGRTYARRRTAAASTTGGTGPHTSGAPTATPAPSTAGTLGEDAGPGAAAEVGCAHGDASQGATGRSTGATATGAEVASDGTATSGGGSMTTGGTSGDAGGASAMNGTLTSSPPESSSRVSGGKSSSWNKLT